The proteins below come from a single Malus sylvestris chromosome 3, drMalSylv7.2, whole genome shotgun sequence genomic window:
- the LOC126615382 gene encoding uncharacterized protein LOC126615382, which translates to MDLHMIQSKLNKGVYTEDCIRLFFRDLLLLFNNAVVFFRKNSLEHNAAQELRSIVLKEMNDQLPKPQSATETETEKSNVPKIETKAPKIESHGSEKPTKSSIAVCGKLGSVNALSDAKNRKGDKIEEKAKAANVKKADGAAFVKVQDKGVKKRRTQERAGWRGASTRSRNASKPTKPHEYGVNELSSHDGLDALKAEKEKKENGRKKQGAARFLKRMKQTSSTEVKKENSDGTEEDSEESEDEKKKQKKPTRVRRKPEVERKERVTRSSTESGGGRGGGRRSQESNGRGRRGVGRPPKRPETSAAGAGSGKRGRDNGEAGQVGSAGRPRKRTREVNVNITLGAKRKIITPMKTKEISQFI; encoded by the coding sequence ATGGACCTACATATGATTCAATCCAAGCTTAACAAAGGTGTGTACACAGAGGATTGCATCCGCTTGTTCTTCCGTGACCTCCTCCTCCTTTTCAACAACGCCGTCGTCTTCTTCCGCAAGAACTCACTAGAGCACAACGCAGCTCAAGAGCTCCGCTCCATTGTGCTAAAGGAAATGAACGACCAGCTCCCGAAACCACAATCCgcaaccgaaaccgaaactgaAAAATCGAACGTGCCCAAGATCGAAACCAAAGCTCCGAAGATCGAGTCCCATGGCTCTGAGAAACCCACCAAATCTTCCATTGCTGTGTGTGGAAAACTTGGTTCTGTCAATGCACTCTCTGATGCGAAGAATCGGAAGGGAGATAAGATCGAAGAGAAAGCGAAGGCGGCGAATGTGAAGAAGGCGGATGGTGCTGCATTTGTGAAGGTTCAGGACAAGGGGGTTAAGAAACGGAGGACGCAAGAAAGAGCCGGGTGGAGAGGCGCGAGCACGAGGAGCAGGAATGCATCGAAGCCGACGAAGCCGCATGAGTATGGTGTCAATGAACTCAGTTCACATGACGGTTTGGACGCGTTGAAAgcggagaaggagaagaaagaaaacggAAGGAAGAAGCAAGGTGCGGCGAGGTTCTTGAAGCGAATGAAGCAGACTTCGAGTACTGAAGTGAAGAAGGAGAATTCGGATGGTACCGAGGAGGATAGCGAGGAGAGCGAGGacgagaagaagaagcagaagaagcCGACGAGGGTAAGGAGGAAGCCGGAGGTTGAGAGGAAGGAGAGGGTGACGCGGAGTTCAACGGAAAGCGGAGGAGGGAGGGGAGGGGGAAGAAGGAGTCAGGAGAGCAATGGGAGGGGAAGAAGAGGGGTTGGGAGGCCACCTAAGAGGCCGGAAACCTCAGCGGCTGGGGCGGGTAGcgggaagagagggagagacaaCGGGGAGGCGGGTCAGGTGGGGAGTGCAGGGAGGCCGAGAAAGCGTACAAGGGAGGTGAATGTGAACATTACCCTAGGGGCGAAGCGGAAAATTATTACTCCTATGAAAACTAAGGAGATTAGTCAATTCATATAA
- the LOC126615383 gene encoding receptor-like protein 2, giving the protein MLLQNALVQKPAESNDNLGPRKKSLCDIGNLLNCVFKTLQNLALRTVDAEDKKEPEDALQAEDDINDQFYNAVKNKGSNIFHLLSTENQVKCLIHVVKAGAFKFRSNARLIVASGKASLVIRTFGSRDCSYHPKASIRVFRAGYNNLSGLLPDDIYNATTLQEIALPRNSLHGAISERIVNLTNLAFLDLQSNRLSGFLPVNIGNISTLNFSNLTKLTILDLGHNNFTGFLPTTLYSCKSVKAIQVSKNNLEGQKQPEILSLKSLSFLSLSYSRLTNITGAMRILMRCKSLKVLILSTTFYGEKIPSDEAMANFDGFQNLQMLDLSNCQLNGEIPQWLSKLKKLGILILNFNRITGSIPNDDVLELPIYTSTNRTFMQYKLSYFPRVIDVKNNSISGRIPIEIGQLQLIQKLDLNMNNFLGEIPEQISNLENLEELDLSMNHFSRKIPLSLASLSFLDSFNVSYNNLEGSIPTGTQLQSFNASAFEGNPKLCGPPLPKCLSSNGNDGENKNSQDLDDKSLWIGLSVVLGFVVGFLGFCCPLLLKRTWRYEYFQFLDNVQFKLYLVQRKIRPR; this is encoded by the exons ATGCTACTTCAGAATGCTTTAGTTCAGAAGCCGGCAGAATCGAATGACAATCTTGGACCAAGAAAGAAATCATTATGTGATATTGGGAACCTACTG AACTGTGTTTTTAAG ACACTGCAAAACCTGGCTCTAAGAACTGTAGATGCTGAAGACAAAAAAGAACCAGAGGATGCTTTGCAAGCAGAAG ATGATATAAATGATCAGTTCTATAATGCTGTTAAGAATAAAGGATCTAATATATTTCATTTGTTGTCTACAGAAAACCAA gTTAAATGTCTTATTCATGTGGTTAAGGCTGGTGCATTCAAGttccgcagcaacgcgcgg TTGATTGTTGCCAGTGGGAAGGCATCACTTGTAATCAGGACCTTTGGATCACGTGATTGCAGTTACCATCCAAAGGCCTCAATCAGG GTGTTTCGAGCTGGTTACAACAATCTCTCGGGACTACTTCCAGATGACATCTACAATGCTACCACACTTCAAGAAATTGCGTTGCCTCGCAATTCGCTACACGGTGCCATAAGCGAAAGAATTGTCAACCTCACCAACCTTGCATTCCTTGACCTCCAGTCCAACAGATTGAGCGGTTTTCTCCCTGTAAACATTG GAAACATCTCCACCCTTAACTTCTCCAATCTTACTAAACTAACAATACTTGATCTTGGCCATAACAACTTCACCGGTTTCTTGCCAACAACCCTTTACTCATGCAAGTCCGTGAAAGCAATTCAAGTGAGCAAAAACAATCTAGAGGGACAGAAACAACCTGAGATTCTTTCACTGAAATCCTTGTCCTTCCTCTCCCTCAGCTACAGCCGATTGACAAACATCACGGGGGCAATGAGGATACTAATGCGCTGCAAAAGTCTCAAGGTACTCATCCTTTCGACAACTTTTTATGGAGAGAAAATTCCAAGTGATGAAGCCATGGCTAATTTCGACGGGTTCCAAAATCTTCAAATGCTAGATTTGAGTAACTGTCAGCTCAACGGCGAAATACCTCAATGGTTATCGAAGCTCAAGAAGCTAGGGATCTTGATTCTGAATTTTAACAGAATCACTGGGTCGATTCCTA ACGATGATGTTCTCGAACTGCCTATCTACACCTCAACCAACAGAACATTTATGCAGTACAAGTTGTCTTACTTTCCTCGTGTGATCGACGTGAAGAACAACAGCATTAGTGGGAGAATTCCCATTGAGATAGGCCAGCTGCAGCTGATACAAAAGCTGGATCTTAACATGAACAACTTTTTGGGCGAAATCCCAGAGCAAATATCCAACCTCGAGAACTTGGAGGAATTAGACCTTTCCATGAACCATTTTTCCAGAAAGATCCCATTGTCATTGGCAAGCCTTAGTTTCTTGGATTCTTTCAATGTCTCGTACAATAATCTTGAAGGATCAATACCGACCGGCACGCagctacaaagcttcaacgccTCTGCATTCGAAGGGAACCCAAAACTTTGCGGCCCCCCACTTCCGAAGTGCTTGTCAAGTAATGGGAATGATGGAGAGAATAAGAACAGCCAGGATTTGGACGACAAAAGTCTATGGATTGGGTTATCCGTTGTGCTCGGTTTCGTTGTAGGGTTCTTGGGATTCTGCTGCCCTTTGCTTCTCAAGAGGACATGGAGATATGAATATTTCCAATTCCTAGACAATGTTCAGTTTAAGCTCTATCTGGTGCAGAGAAAGATTAGGCCAAGGTAA